A window of Aliarcobacter trophiarum LMG 25534 contains these coding sequences:
- a CDS encoding YcaO-like family protein, giving the protein MKLISKDAPLELSILKMRKIIDDLNFKIKLSKEKNPVKNSFSVNLSFEGANNYIFSNGKGSISDASLASAYGEFIERLQTNLYFNDFYLQDRKFFYDQKEFEKNSDFLDKEIKKYYTLKGIEKDDFLDFNSDHFSKIVSIPFINQTNKKEIFFPINILSNLYASNGLSTGNTKEEAQVQALCEIFERYVKLKVIKEGLALPLFPKEVLNSFTKINEDIKTLEEHGFKLNIYDASLGGVYPVTAISFINPKNNTLFLSFGSHPILEVSIERTLTELLQGREIDERNSFEKPTFDMEEISSSSNLESHFVDSNAKVGLQFLSSKKSFTYTPWKFNLEKSSNQLIILKEILEKEDKTIYLREYDYLGFYSCHMIVPNFSEIYPLEDMIYNNKNQGKLIRDFILNKENYEYEEILEELNSFDDSINMGAFIGVIFKEDFSLGEFKADLLIKLKEYEEAIFHLELSNKKFKYILAQVLRVYQDNLSLEEFKEPLFDIFEEKNIKRAIDIIEEKSSLINLKFADEYLNILDMFDKKNR; this is encoded by the coding sequence ATGAAATTAATATCAAAAGATGCTCCACTAGAACTCTCTATTTTAAAGATGAGGAAAATAATAGATGATTTAAATTTTAAAATAAAACTATCAAAAGAGAAAAATCCTGTAAAAAATAGTTTTTCAGTAAATTTAAGTTTTGAAGGTGCAAATAACTACATCTTTTCAAATGGAAAAGGTTCAATCTCTGACGCATCTTTAGCTAGTGCTTATGGTGAATTTATAGAGAGATTGCAGACAAACCTATATTTTAATGATTTTTATCTACAAGATAGAAAATTTTTTTACGACCAAAAAGAGTTTGAAAAAAATAGTGACTTTTTAGATAAAGAGATAAAAAAATATTATACTTTAAAAGGTATTGAAAAAGATGATTTTTTAGATTTTAATTCAGACCATTTTTCTAAAATTGTCTCAATTCCATTTATAAATCAAACTAATAAAAAAGAGATTTTTTTCCCTATAAATATACTATCAAATCTCTATGCAAGTAATGGTTTATCAACAGGAAATACAAAAGAAGAAGCACAAGTTCAAGCCTTATGTGAGATTTTTGAACGATATGTAAAACTAAAAGTAATAAAAGAGGGTTTAGCCCTTCCACTATTTCCAAAAGAGGTTTTAAACTCTTTTACTAAGATAAATGAAGATATAAAAACTTTAGAGGAACATGGTTTCAAACTAAATATTTATGATGCATCTTTAGGTGGAGTTTATCCAGTTACTGCAATATCTTTTATAAATCCAAAAAATAATACTCTTTTTTTATCTTTTGGAAGTCATCCTATTTTAGAAGTTTCAATCGAAAGAACATTAACAGAGCTTTTACAAGGAAGAGAGATAGATGAACGTAATAGCTTTGAAAAACCAACTTTTGATATGGAGGAGATCTCTTCAAGTTCAAATTTGGAGTCTCATTTTGTTGATTCAAATGCAAAAGTTGGCTTACAATTTTTAAGCTCTAAAAAATCATTTACTTATACTCCTTGGAAGTTTAATTTAGAAAAAAGTAGCAATCAACTTATCATTTTAAAAGAGATTTTAGAAAAAGAGGATAAAACAATTTATCTTAGAGAATATGACTATTTAGGCTTTTACTCTTGTCATATGATAGTTCCAAATTTTTCAGAAATTTATCCACTTGAAGATATGATTTATAACAACAAGAATCAAGGAAAACTAATCCGAGATTTTATCTTAAATAAAGAAAACTATGAGTACGAAGAGATTTTAGAAGAGTTAAATAGCTTTGATGACTCTATAAATATGGGAGCATTTATTGGTGTTATTTTTAAAGAAGATTTCTCTTTAGGTGAGTTCAAAGCTGATCTCTTGATTAAATTAAAAGAGTATGAAGAGGCTATTTTTCACCTTGAATTATCAAATAAAAAATTTAAATATATCTTGGCACAAGTTTTAAGAGTTTATCAAGATAATTTGAGCCTTGAAGAGTTTAAAGAGCCTCTTTTTGATATTTTTGAAGAGAAAAATATCAAAAGAGCTATAGATATTATTGAAGAGAAAAGCTCTTTGATAAACTTAAAGTTTGCAGATGAATACCTAAATATTTTAGATATGTTTGACAAAAAAAACAGATAG
- a CDS encoding tetrahydrodipicolinate N-succinyltransferase N-terminal domain-containing protein, protein MINTKDDFKALVESIIKESWYKQPLGFGIARVSRGVLNPNLVLEATYPVVNWNENDKSAAIFLAALKQSGENVDCTKSEAVFKLKDGFLGYCVEAFKPFYEEKELHKNLQVISTLATLPLDSGLSGDDFRVVFIFKDEKPQSVEATYLKLYAKYSKKVDETNLDGIEDLLTNCAWIDAVPVELDWLRQNEILLKVGAKYPKVDYVGKYSRFLRHIIPANDETSCKASLLK, encoded by the coding sequence ATGATAAATACAAAAGATGATTTTAAAGCTCTTGTAGAGAGTATTATTAAAGAGAGTTGGTATAAACAACCTTTAGGATTTGGAATTGCAAGAGTTAGTAGAGGAGTTTTAAATCCTAACTTGGTTTTAGAAGCTACATATCCAGTTGTAAATTGGAATGAGAATGATAAAAGTGCAGCAATATTTTTAGCAGCTTTAAAACAAAGTGGTGAGAATGTTGATTGTACAAAAAGTGAAGCTGTATTTAAGCTAAAAGATGGATTTTTGGGATATTGTGTAGAAGCTTTTAAACCATTTTATGAGGAAAAAGAGCTTCATAAGAATCTTCAAGTAATTTCTACTTTGGCAACACTACCACTAGATAGTGGTTTAAGTGGTGATGATTTTAGAGTTGTATTTATCTTTAAAGATGAAAAACCACAAAGTGTTGAAGCTACATATTTGAAATTGTATGCAAAATATAGTAAAAAAGTTGATGAAACAAATCTTGATGGGATAGAGGATTTACTTACAAATTGTGCTTGGATAGATGCTGTTCCTGTAGAGCTTGATTGGTTAAGACAAAATGAGATTTTATTAAAAGTTGGAGCAAAATATCCAAAGGTTGATTATGTAGGAAAATATTCGAGATTTTTAAGACATATTATTCCAGCAAATGATGAAACTTCTTGTAAAGCAAGTTTACTAAAATAG
- a CDS encoding primosomal protein N', whose amino-acid sequence MNYYEVAILKSPLQNLTYQSEEIIENGSLVEVLLANRKSYNLAVVLKKVDKPDFKCSTILSIKDEFYSSFMLEIADFVSKYYICSMGFALSLFQAFDKNISYKNLEIEYNKEINLSSFQEEAKSFLDSKKQALLFAKTGAGKTEIYIKTVKEILKQGKQAVFLMPEISLTPQMEKRLKEVFSTNVAIWHSKVTAKRKKEILEKLQNGEIKLIAGARSALFLPYRDLGLIIVDEEHDSSYKSDTTPRYNAKDLAIFIAKKFDLRLILGSATPSLNSFYKIPYFELDKTFYETKKSYIFENSSQNISEKTIQLIQKSIENKNQTIVFLPTRANFKHQICFDCGKSVECPFCSVSMSLHKNDLALKCHYCGFAQKIPDFCPSCKTGIVRNHRVGTAQIEEILKEKFPSSVIKRFDKDSVKSEKSLKNILEEFNENKIDVLVGTQMLSKGHDYHNVKLAVVLGMDSLLNMNSYKARENALSLLLQIAGRSGRNGFGEVVIETKNEEFFKYYLEDGSYKEFLNSELEFRKELYPPFVKLARVVLSSTNGLKVKDELSLVVKELKNSKDIEIVGFGECAIFKIANKYRYEILIRSKEVKPLLKALHHLKSTNISIDMDTIY is encoded by the coding sequence GTGAATTATTACGAAGTTGCTATTTTAAAATCCCCTTTACAAAACTTAACTTATCAAAGTGAAGAGATTATTGAAAATGGCTCTTTGGTTGAAGTTCTTTTAGCAAATAGAAAGAGTTATAATTTAGCAGTTGTTTTAAAAAAAGTTGATAAACCAGATTTTAAGTGTAGTACAATTTTATCTATAAAAGATGAATTTTATAGTAGCTTTATGCTAGAAATTGCTGATTTTGTAAGTAAATATTATATTTGTTCTATGGGATTTGCTTTGAGTCTATTTCAAGCTTTTGATAAAAATATCTCTTATAAAAATTTAGAGATTGAGTATAACAAAGAGATAAACTTATCATCTTTTCAAGAAGAGGCAAAAAGTTTTTTAGATAGTAAAAAACAAGCTTTACTTTTTGCAAAAACTGGTGCTGGAAAGACTGAAATATATATAAAAACAGTAAAAGAGATTTTAAAACAAGGCAAACAAGCAGTTTTTTTAATGCCAGAAATATCTCTTACTCCTCAAATGGAAAAAAGACTAAAGGAAGTTTTTTCTACAAATGTTGCAATTTGGCACTCAAAAGTAACAGCAAAGAGAAAAAAAGAGATTTTAGAAAAGCTTCAAAATGGAGAGATAAAATTAATAGCAGGAGCTAGGTCAGCTCTTTTCTTGCCATATAGAGATTTGGGTTTGATTATTGTAGATGAAGAGCATGATAGCTCATATAAAAGTGATACAACTCCACGATACAATGCAAAAGATTTAGCAATCTTTATAGCAAAAAAGTTTGACTTAAGACTTATTTTGGGAAGTGCAACACCATCTTTAAATAGTTTTTATAAAATTCCATATTTTGAACTTGACAAGACCTTTTATGAGACTAAAAAGAGCTATATCTTTGAAAATAGTAGTCAAAATATTTCAGAAAAAACTATACAGCTGATACAAAAAAGTATTGAAAATAAAAATCAGACAATAGTATTTTTACCTACAAGAGCAAATTTTAAGCATCAAATATGTTTTGATTGTGGAAAAAGTGTTGAGTGTCCATTTTGTAGTGTCTCTATGAGTTTACATAAAAATGATTTGGCCTTAAAATGTCACTATTGCGGATTTGCACAAAAAATTCCAGATTTTTGTCCCTCTTGTAAAACTGGAATAGTAAGAAATCATAGAGTTGGAACTGCACAAATAGAGGAGATTTTAAAAGAGAAGTTTCCATCTAGTGTTATAAAAAGATTTGATAAAGATAGTGTAAAGAGTGAAAAATCTCTTAAAAATATACTTGAAGAGTTTAATGAAAATAAAATAGATGTTTTAGTTGGTACTCAAATGCTTTCAAAAGGGCATGACTATCACAATGTAAAACTTGCAGTTGTTTTGGGAATGGATAGTTTACTAAATATGAACTCATATAAAGCAAGAGAAAATGCTTTGAGTTTACTTTTACAAATTGCTGGAAGAAGTGGAAGAAACGGTTTTGGAGAGGTTGTAATTGAGACAAAAAATGAAGAGTTTTTTAAATATTATCTTGAAGATGGTAGTTATAAAGAGTTTTTAAATAGTGAGTTAGAGTTTAGAAAAGAGTTATATCCACCTTTTGTAAAACTTGCACGTGTTGTTTTGTCTTCAACAAATGGCTTAAAAGTAAAAGATGAGTTAAGTTTAGTTGTAAAAGAGCTAAAAAATAGTAAAGATATAGAGATTGTAGGCTTTGGTGAGTGTGCAATTTTTAAAATTGCAAATAAATATAGATATGAAATTCTTATTCGTTCAAAAGAGGTAAAGCCTCTTTTAAAAGCTTTGCATCACTTAAAATCAACTAATATTTCAATAGATATGGATACAATTTATTAA
- a CDS encoding TerB family tellurite resistance protein — protein sequence MLLMKLEAREKFAFLQLAHYLARVDSNFGNEEEEFILEYCDEMGIENIDNFDIENFNLEATLNNFKSQRSKKIVLLELMILVHIDNIFNIKEQILVEKISQIFGIGSKDLDDFSSWGKSVAKLYEIAKVYMNDNYEELIS from the coding sequence ATGTTATTGATGAAACTAGAAGCGCGAGAAAAATTTGCTTTTTTACAACTAGCACACTATTTAGCAAGAGTTGATAGTAATTTTGGAAATGAAGAAGAAGAGTTTATTTTAGAATATTGTGATGAAATGGGAATTGAAAATATAGATAATTTTGATATAGAAAATTTTAATTTAGAAGCAACTTTGAATAACTTCAAAAGCCAAAGAAGTAAAAAAATTGTTCTTTTAGAGCTTATGATTTTAGTTCATATTGATAATATTTTTAATATAAAAGAGCAGATTTTAGTAGAAAAAATCTCTCAAATTTTTGGAATAGGGAGTAAAGATTTAGATGATTTTTCATCTTGGGGAAAGAGTGTTGCAAAACTTTACGAAATTGCAAAAGTTTATATGAACGATAATTACGAAGAGTTGATATCTTAA
- a CDS encoding YitT family protein, with the protein MKKINLEHYIFIVLGSLSMAFGTVCFLSPNQIITGGGVGISLLLHALFPQVTLGIFMAMVSVPFLILSYIYFGKHYLFKTFIVVVLLSTFTDILKEVLKVSALTNDILLAAIFGGIFIGLGVGLVIKGRSSTGSTSVVGEIVAKKTKYKAAEVLLVIDAAIMFASVFVYNDIEKSLYSMISVYIGIRVLDIILTGRPSKKIVNIISTNVEVLKEQIRERIEEHGTILTGVGLHQGQNKTVIYVAVDAGKIDLLKNLITKYDPDAFMIITEASEFLGRGLK; encoded by the coding sequence ATGAAAAAAATTAATTTAGAACACTATATATTTATAGTATTAGGTTCATTATCAATGGCATTTGGTACGGTATGTTTTTTATCTCCAAATCAGATTATTACAGGTGGTGGAGTGGGAATTTCTTTGCTTTTACATGCACTTTTCCCACAAGTTACTTTGGGTATTTTTATGGCAATGGTTAGTGTTCCATTTTTAATATTATCTTATATATATTTTGGGAAACACTACTTATTTAAAACATTTATTGTAGTTGTTCTTTTATCAACTTTTACAGATATTTTAAAAGAAGTTTTAAAAGTAAGTGCCTTGACAAACGATATTTTACTAGCTGCAATTTTTGGTGGGATTTTTATAGGCTTAGGTGTAGGATTAGTTATAAAAGGAAGATCTTCTACAGGAAGTACATCAGTTGTTGGAGAAATAGTTGCAAAAAAGACAAAATATAAAGCAGCAGAGGTTTTGTTGGTAATAGATGCAGCTATTATGTTTGCTTCTGTTTTTGTTTATAATGATATAGAAAAATCACTATATAGTATGATTAGTGTTTATATAGGAATTAGAGTGCTAGATATTATTCTTACAGGACGACCATCTAAAAAAATAGTAAATATAATATCAACTAATGTTGAAGTCTTAAAAGAGCAAATAAGAGAGAGAATAGAAGAGCACGGTACAATTTTAACAGGAGTTGGGCTACATCAAGGGCAAAATAAAACTGTTATATATGTTGCAGTTGATGCTGGAAAGATAGATTTATTAAAAAATTTAATAACTAAATATGACCCAGATGCTTTTATGATAATCACAGAAGCTTCAGAGTTTTTGGGTAGAGGTTTAAAATAG
- a CDS encoding BaiN/RdsA family NAD(P)/FAD-dependent oxidoreductase, translating into MNKIYDLIVVGAGPAGIMASISAAKSSKKVLLIEKMPQIALKLKATGGGKCNLTNTLSADVFCEKFGKSGRFIKDALDSFTRDDLVSFFASIGVPTVARDGFRIFPINHSSTIILEALQNELERLCVEVKTDINIEKIEKKDDIFEVFEKDRVFKSKNLVLATGGLGYSTLGATGDGYIFSKFFGHKITQTSPAMMPLFTKEKNFASCKADTIAKAILKVNIPKYKNLKMEGDLIFTQKGLRGPVILDFAREITPILEKYSEVPLLISFLKGKNEEEIFQHLKNEISKNPTNNILQNLETLLASSVSKEILNICEVDENLRFKQIDGIKREKLIKTLTWTPFTVIGHDGFKHAMITRGGVSLKEIEQKTMQSRIVKGLYFCGEVVDIDGPCGGYNLQWSFSSGFLAGKLLD; encoded by the coding sequence TTGAATAAGATATATGATTTGATAGTAGTTGGTGCAGGACCCGCTGGAATAATGGCAAGTATAAGTGCTGCAAAGAGTTCAAAAAAAGTGCTTTTAATAGAAAAAATGCCACAAATTGCTTTGAAGTTAAAAGCAACAGGTGGAGGAAAATGTAATCTTACAAATACACTTAGTGCTGATGTTTTTTGTGAAAAATTTGGTAAAAGTGGAAGATTTATAAAAGATGCTTTAGATAGTTTTACAAGAGATGATTTAGTAAGTTTTTTTGCTTCAATTGGAGTTCCTACAGTTGCAAGAGATGGATTTAGAATATTTCCAATAAATCATAGCTCAACTATAATTTTGGAAGCTTTACAAAATGAGCTTGAAAGATTGTGTGTAGAGGTAAAAACAGATATAAATATTGAAAAAATAGAGAAAAAAGATGATATTTTTGAAGTTTTTGAAAAAGATAGAGTTTTTAAGAGTAAAAATTTAGTTTTGGCAACTGGTGGTTTAGGATACTCAACTTTGGGTGCAACTGGAGATGGATATATTTTTTCTAAATTTTTTGGACATAAAATAACACAAACTTCTCCTGCTATGATGCCACTTTTTACAAAAGAGAAAAACTTTGCTTCTTGCAAAGCAGATACAATAGCAAAGGCAATATTAAAAGTAAATATTCCAAAATATAAAAACTTAAAGATGGAAGGTGATTTGATTTTTACTCAAAAAGGATTAAGAGGTCCAGTTATTTTAGATTTTGCAAGAGAAATCACTCCAATTTTAGAAAAATATAGCGAAGTTCCACTTCTAATAAGTTTTTTAAAAGGTAAAAATGAAGAGGAAATTTTCCAACACTTAAAAAATGAGATATCCAAAAACCCTACAAATAATATTTTGCAAAACCTTGAAACTTTACTTGCAAGTAGTGTCTCTAAAGAGATATTAAATATTTGTGAAGTTGATGAGAATTTGAGATTTAAACAAATTGATGGAATTAAAAGAGAGAAACTAATTAAAACTTTAACTTGGACACCTTTTACAGTTATTGGTCACGATGGCTTTAAACATGCGATGATAACAAGAGGTGGAGTATCTCTTAAAGAGATAGAACAAAAAACTATGCAAAGTCGTATTGTAAAGGGTTTATATTTTTGTGGAGAAGTTGTAGATATTGATGGACCATGTGGTGGATACAATCTTCAATGGTCATTTTCAAGTGGCTTTTTAGCTGGAAAATTATTAGATTAG
- a CDS encoding polysaccharide deacetylase family protein, with the protein MLDRVLSIFTILSLYTFGNTDNKIALLTFDDGPIISTKNIIEVVREEDIPVTMFFVGCQIEVFQNIYKDAISYPNILIANHTYSHANNKYRKFYSNPTLVVEDIKKANEIVGLDNVSNTSSLYLPVRLAGRNVFRLPTITKNDNMIDEVQREKEIVGYDDIYKEGYYIYGWDIEWASEKDGKPILTPQEIYNDMEKIYQKKLSSKENKVVLLMHDFMFSNNFDGKENLRTLIQLLKNGGWSFENIENY; encoded by the coding sequence ATGCTTGATAGAGTTTTATCTATTTTTACAATTTTATCACTATACACATTTGGAAATACAGATAATAAAATAGCACTTTTAACCTTTGATGATGGTCCAATAATATCTACAAAAAATATTATAGAAGTAGTAAGAGAAGAGGATATCCCTGTTACTATGTTTTTTGTTGGTTGTCAAATTGAAGTTTTTCAAAATATCTATAAAGATGCTATAAGTTATCCAAATATCTTAATAGCAAACCATACATATTCTCATGCAAATAATAAATATAGAAAGTTTTATAGCAACCCTACTTTGGTTGTAGAGGATATAAAAAAAGCAAATGAAATAGTGGGTCTTGATAATGTTTCAAATACATCTTCTCTTTATTTACCAGTACGACTTGCAGGGAGAAATGTTTTTAGACTTCCAACAATCACAAAAAATGACAATATGATAGATGAAGTGCAAAGAGAGAAAGAGATTGTAGGTTATGATGATATTTATAAAGAGGGATACTATATTTATGGTTGGGATATAGAGTGGGCTTCTGAAAAAGATGGAAAACCAATACTAACTCCCCAAGAGATATATAACGATATGGAAAAAATCTATCAAAAAAAGCTCTCAAGTAAAGAAAATAAGGTAGTTCTTCTAATGCACGATTTTATGTTTAGCAACAATTTTGATGGGAAAGAGAACTTAAGAACTCTAATTCAGTTACTTAAAAATGGTGGTTGGAGTTTTGAAAATATTGAAAACTACTAG